The window GGTGGTAGTTTCCAAATTTTTCAAAAAGCTCTCGCTTAAAAAATATAGCTGGATGCGCAGGCATAAATCCGACTTTCAATTTTTCTGGATTCCAGTTTTTTGCACTGTAAACGCGTTTTACTTTACCAGTTTTATCATGCTGTATGATGTTTCCTACACTTGCTTCAATTGAGTTGTTATGGTGAAAAGCAGCTACCTCTTCTAATACAGTATCGTGATGAAAGGTGTCGTCTGCATTAAGGATCCCTATCAAATCACCAGTCGCCATGGATATTCCTTTGTTCATAGCGTCATATAGGCCTTTGTCAGGTTCTGAAACATATGTGTTTATGGTATCTGGATGATCCTGAATAATTTTAAGGGTTCCATCATTGGAGTTTCCATCCACGATAATGTATTCCACATTTTCAAAGGATTGATTTCTTACCGACACGATGGTTTCATTGATCGTGGAGATACTATTATAACAAACGGTTATAATCGATATTTTCATATTTTAAATAAAGTTCTCAAAGAATAGATAATTTTCAAATAGGCCCTAACAGATCATAAATTTTTAGTTGTTACCGTATTTTCACGTTTCATATTAATATCAGTTATAAACCACGAATGATCAGCGCACCTAACACCAAGCAAGTTTAGAGAGTTAAAGTAGCCTATAATTTATGTTTTAGGGAATTTAATGCATTAGTAGGCTTCCAATCTGGAACAGAAAGTGCTTTTTCATTAGAAAACGTTAAATC of the Nonlabens marinus S1-08 genome contains:
- a CDS encoding glycosyltransferase family 2 protein, whose translation is MKISIITVCYNSISTINETIVSVRNQSFENVEYIIVDGNSNDGTLKIIQDHPDTINTYVSEPDKGLYDAMNKGISMATGDLIGILNADDTFHHDTVLEEVAAFHHNNSIEASVGNIIQHDKTGKVKRVYSAKNWNPEKLKVGFMPAHPAIFFKRELFEKFGNYHLDFTIGADYELITRFFLKNGISWQYSGITTTSMLVGGLSSSGISSYKLISTEIAKALSRNGIKFSKLRINNRWVWKLVGFINKK